The nucleotide sequence AATCTGCTTGGCTTCCGACTGCTTCGACTTGGTGGTGGCCCGCATAAACCGCGGAATCGCCAACGCCGCCAAGATACCAATGATCACAACCACGATCATCAGTTCGATCAGGGTGAAGCCCTTCTGGCCTCTCTGGAGTTTAGAGAACATTACAACCTCCTCATGAGTTGGTTTGTTATGCGATTTGCTGTTTTCCATATCGTCAAACAGTGTTTCAAAACTGAAACAATTCTCAGTTTTCCGAGTCGTCCATGCCCGGCGTGACCTGCAGTTCGCCTAA is from Candidatus Zixiibacteriota bacterium and encodes:
- a CDS encoding prepilin-type N-terminal cleavage/methylation domain-containing protein, whose amino-acid sequence is MFSKLQRGQKGFTLIELMIVVVIIGILAALAIPRFMRATTKSKQSEAKQI